In Vitis vinifera cultivar Pinot Noir 40024 chromosome 11, ASM3070453v1, a genomic segment contains:
- the LOC100249078 gene encoding heme oxygenase 1, chloroplastic, which translates to MASLTPVSQSQSVLDKPQFKSPALHASFPPVSLRSPSFRFRALRRHGSVPARRGGVLEMAPKSLVVSATTAEKPKKRYPGEAKGFVEEMRFVAMKLHTRDQAKEGEKEPQGQPVAKWEPSIDGYLRFLVDSKLVYDTLEGIVQKAAFDSYSEFRNTGLERSEKLAKDLEWFKEQGHTIPEPSSPGVTYALYLEELSEKDPQAFICHFYNIYFAHSAGGRMIGKKVAEKIIDNKELEFYKWDGELSQLLQNVREKLNKVAEGWTREEKNRCLEETEKSFKYSGDILRLILS; encoded by the exons atggcTTCGCTGACCCCCGTTTCTCAATCCCAGTCCGTTTTGGATAAACCCCAATTCAAGTCACCAGCCCTACACGCAAGCTTCCCACCCGTTTCTCTTAGGAGCCCTAGTTTTCGCTTCAGGGCTTTGAGGAGACACGGCTCTGTCCCTGCAAGACGTGGTGGAGTTTTGGAAATGGCACCCAAGAGTCTTGTTGTGTCTGCAACCACTGCGGAGAAGCCGAAGAAGCGGTACCCGGGTGAGGCGAAGGGATTTGTGGAGGAGATGAGGTTTGTGGCCATGAAATTGCACACAAGGGATCAGGCAAAGGAGGGGGAGAAGGAGCCTCAGGGACAGCCGGTGGCCAAATGGGAGCCGTCCATTGATGGGTACTTGAGGTTTCTTGTGGACAGCAAGTTGGTCTACGATACGCTCGAGGGGATTGTTCAGAAGGCTGCTTTTGATTCCT ATTCTGAGTTCAGAAATACAGGATTGGAACGGTCAGAAAAATTAGCAAAAGATTTGGAGTGGTTCAAAGAACAAGGGCACACCATTCCTGAACCTTCCTCTCCCGGTGTTACTTACGCACTTTATCTTGAAGAACTATCTGAGAAGGATCCTCAAGCATTCATTTGCCATTTTTACAATATATACTTTGCACACTCTGCTGGGGGTCGAATGATTGGGAAAAAG GTAGCTGAAAAGATAATAGACAACAAAGAGTTAGAATTCTACAAATGGGATGGGGAGCTTTCCCAGCTGCTGCAGAATGTGAGAGAGAAGCTGAACAAAGTTGCTGAA GGTTGGACGAGAGAGGAGAAGAACCGTTGTCTGGAAGAAACTGAGAAATCATTCAAGTATTCAGGAGATATCCTGCGTCTAATATTGTCATGA
- the LOC100255891 gene encoding peroxidase 25 encodes MVQMEPKWLVLLVVILGLSWFGETQQGLIPGFYSSSCPKAEAIVSSTVVTHFKKDPTIAAGVLKLHFKDCFFQGCDGLVSEIDALTDTEIRGFGVIDDAKTQLETLCPGVVSCADILALAARDAVGLSGGPSWPVPTGRRDGRLSFGVSPENLTLPVPTDSIPVLREKFAAKGLNNHDLVTLIGAHTIGLTDCSSFEYRLYNFTAKGNADPTINQAFLAQLRALCPDVGGDVSKKGVPLDKDSQFKFDVSFFKNVRDGNGVLESDQRLFGDSETQRIVKNYAGNGKGLLGLRFYFEFPKAMIKMSSIGVKTGTQGQIRKTCARFNQSIESNEIEY; translated from the exons ATGGTGCAAATGGAACCCAAATGGCTGGTTTTGTTGGTAGTGATTCTGGGGTTAAGTTGGTTTGGAGAAACCCAACAAGGATTGATACCCGGGTTTTACTCTTCTTCATGCCCAAAGGCTGAGGCCATAGTCAGTTCTACTGTTGTAACGCATTTCAAGAAGGATCCTACAATTGCAGCGGGCGTTCTCAAGCTTCATTTCAAAGATTGCTTTTTTCag GGCTGCGATGGTTTAGTAAGTGAGATAGATGCATTGACTGACACAGAAATACGAGGATTTGGTGTGATAGATGACGCCAAAACTCAACTGGAGACCTTGTGCCCCGGGGTGGTATCATGTGCTGATATACTGGCACTTGCTGCTCGTGATGCTGTTGGCTTG AGTGGTGGTCCAAGTTGGCCAGTGCCCACAGGAAGACGAGATGGGAGGCTCTCATTTGGTGTATCCCCGGAGAACCTTACTTTACCTGTTCCTACTGATTCTATTCCTGTCCTAAGAGAGAAGTTTGCTGCTAAAGGCCTCAACAATCACGACCTTGTAACACTAATTg GGGCACACACCATTGGACTAACGGACTGTTCGTCCTTTGAATACCGTCTCTACAACTTCACGGCAAAGGGAAATGCAGACCCAACAATAAACCAAGCTTTCCTGGCTCAGCTGCGAGCCCTTTGTCCTGATGTTGGTGGCGATGTCTCCAAAAAGGGGGTGCCGCTGGATAAAGATAGCCAGTTCAAATTCGATGTCAGTTTCTTCAAGAATGTGCGGGATGGGAATGGAGTCCTGGAGTCCGATCAAAGGCTTTTTGGAGATAGCGAAACCCAGAGAATCGTTAAGAATTATGCTGGTAACGGAAAAGGCTTACTGGGGCTTAGATTTTATTTTGAGTTTCCAAAAGCCATGATTAAAATGAGTAGCATCGGGGTCAAGACTGGTACTCAAGGACAGATTCGAAAGACATGCGCAAGGTTCAATCAATCCATCGAATCAAATGAAATAGAATATTAA
- the LOC100254186 gene encoding uncharacterized protein LOC100254186 isoform X1, whose protein sequence is MASALLSVSRFLPLQNRELGGFIRNFRSPYLGEVIGSKSFVRRAVRRRVHGDCFVVASVLGQKVKNRETVIPDPDYRIASVLLGLSGGLIYTNNLLPAAPVGLLGLLLLVQTSRVRFVFDNEALEVKVGEQLQESGENVFVGGKNRWKYSTFVNWELWWPNFPILVYFKETQTRPEGQVHFFPVIFNGKQLYDVMVERAGPSKTSGPK, encoded by the exons ATGGCGAGCGCTCTTCTCTCTGTTTCTCGTTTCCTCCCTTTGCAAA ACAGGGAGCTGGGTGGATTTATAAGAAATTTCCGGAGCCCGTACCTTGGAGAAGTTATAGGTAGTAAAAGTTTTGTGAGAAGGGCTGTTAGGAGGAGGGTCCATGGAGACTGCTTTGTGGTTGCCTCTGTG CTTGGACAGAAGGTCAAGAACAGAGAAACAGTTATCCCTGACCCAGATTACCGAATAGCGAGTGTCCTTCTTG GTTTATCTGGTGGGttaatttatacaaataatCTATTACCAGCTGCACCTGTTGGCCTCCTTGGATTGCTCCTATTGGTTCAG ACAAGTAGAGTGAGATTTGTCTTTGACAATGAGGCTCTG GAGGTAAAAGTAGGAGAACAACTTCAGGAGTCAGGTGAAAACGTTTTTGTGGGTGGAAAAAACCGCTGGAA ATATTCAACATTCGTGAACTGGGAACTCTGGTGGCCCAACTTCCCTATTTTGGTGTATTTTAAGGAGACACAAACTAGGCCTGAAGGACAAGTGCACTTCTTTCCAGTAATTTTT AATGGGAAGCAACTCTATGATGTTATGGTGGAGCGAGCTGGACCTTCAAAAACCAGTGGGCCCAAATGA
- the LOC100254186 gene encoding uncharacterized protein LOC100254186 isoform X2 has translation MASALLSVSRFLPLQNRELGGFIRNFRSPYLGEVIGSKSFVRRAVRRRVHGDCFVVASVLGQKVKNRETVIPDPDYRIASVLLGLSGGLIYTNNLLPAAPVGLLGLLLLVQEVKVGEQLQESGENVFVGGKNRWKYSTFVNWELWWPNFPILVYFKETQTRPEGQVHFFPVIFNGKQLYDVMVERAGPSKTSGPK, from the exons ATGGCGAGCGCTCTTCTCTCTGTTTCTCGTTTCCTCCCTTTGCAAA ACAGGGAGCTGGGTGGATTTATAAGAAATTTCCGGAGCCCGTACCTTGGAGAAGTTATAGGTAGTAAAAGTTTTGTGAGAAGGGCTGTTAGGAGGAGGGTCCATGGAGACTGCTTTGTGGTTGCCTCTGTG CTTGGACAGAAGGTCAAGAACAGAGAAACAGTTATCCCTGACCCAGATTACCGAATAGCGAGTGTCCTTCTTG GTTTATCTGGTGGGttaatttatacaaataatCTATTACCAGCTGCACCTGTTGGCCTCCTTGGATTGCTCCTATTGGTTCAG GAGGTAAAAGTAGGAGAACAACTTCAGGAGTCAGGTGAAAACGTTTTTGTGGGTGGAAAAAACCGCTGGAA ATATTCAACATTCGTGAACTGGGAACTCTGGTGGCCCAACTTCCCTATTTTGGTGTATTTTAAGGAGACACAAACTAGGCCTGAAGGACAAGTGCACTTCTTTCCAGTAATTTTT AATGGGAAGCAACTCTATGATGTTATGGTGGAGCGAGCTGGACCTTCAAAAACCAGTGGGCCCAAATGA
- the LOC100855242 gene encoding peroxidase 25, translating into MVQMEPKWLVLLAVILSLFAETQQGLTSGFYSSSCPKAEATVRSTVETHFKQDPTIAAGVLRLHFQDCFVQGCDASILITEASGETDALPNAGLRGFDVIDDAKTQLEALCPGVVSCADILALAARDAVGLSGGPSWSVPTGRRDETNVSSSPDASNFPAPNDSIPVLRQKFADKGLNTNDLVTLVGAHTIGQTNCSVFQYRLYNFTTRGNADPTINPAFLAQLQALCPEGGNGSTRVALDTNSQTKFDVNFFKNVRDGNGVLESDQRLFGDSETRKIVRNYAGNGRGILGLRFYIEFPKAMIKMSSIGVKTGTQGEIRKTCSKSN; encoded by the exons ATGGTGCAAATGGAACCTAAATGGCTGGTTTTGTTGGCAGTGATTTTAAGTTTGTTTGCAGAAACTCAACAAGGATTGACATCCGGGTTTTACTCTTCTTCATGCCCAAAGGCTGAGGCCACAGTCAGGTCCACTGTTGAAACGCACTTCAAGCAGGATCCTACAATTGCAGCTGGTGTTCTTAGGCTTCATTTCCAAGATTGCTTTGTTcag GGCTGCGACGCTTCGATACTGATAACTGAGGCTTCAGGTGAGACAGATGCATTGCCCAACGCAGGATTAAGAGGATTTGATGTGATAGATGACGCCAAAACTCAACTGGAGGCCTTGTGCCCCGGGGTGGTATCATGTGCTGATATACTAGCACTAGCTGCTCGTGATGCTGTTGGCTTG AGTGGTGGTCCAAGTTGGTCAGTGCCCACAGGAAGACGAGATGAGACGAACGTATCTTCATCCCCGGATGCCTCTAATTTCCCTGCTCCTAATGATTCTATTCCTGTCCTAAGACAGAAGTTTGCTGATAAAGGCCTCAACACTAATGACCTTGTAACACTAGTTG GGGCACACACCATTGGGCAAACGAACTGTTCGGTCTTCCAATACCGTCTCTACAACTTCACGACAAGGGGAAATGCAGACCCAACAATAAACCCAGCTTTCCTTGCTCAGCTGCAAGCCCTTTGTCCTGAAGGTGGCAATGGCTCCACAAGGGTGGCGCTGGATACAAATAGCCAGACCAAATTCGATGTCAATTTCTTCAAGAATGTGCGGGATGGGAATGGAGTCCTGGAGTCGGATCAAAGGCTTTTTGGAGATAGCGAAACTCGGAAGATCGTTAGGAATTATGCTGGTAACGGAAGAGGCATACTGGGGCTTAGATTTTATATTGAGTTTCCAAAAGCCATGATTAAAATGAGTAGCATCGGGGTCAAGACTGGTACTCAAGGAGAGATTCGAAAGACATGCTCAAAGTCCAATTAA